In a genomic window of Urocitellus parryii isolate mUroPar1 chromosome 11, mUroPar1.hap1, whole genome shotgun sequence:
- the Gfi1 gene encoding zinc finger protein Gfi-1, whose protein sequence is MPRSFLVKSKKAHSYHQPRSPGPDYSPRLENVPAPGRTDSISSSGEGKAEPGDRLSPESQLIEAQDRASASPDSCEGSVCDRSSEFEDFWRPPSPSVSPASEKSMCQSLDEAQPFPLPFKPYSWSGLTGSDLRHLVQSYRPCTALERGPGLGLFCERTPEPGHPAALYGPERAAGGAGAGAPGSCSTGGGAGGGVGLGLYGDFGSAAAGLYERSTAAAGRLYPDRGHELHAEKGAGVKVESELLCTRLLLGGGSYKCIKCSKVFSTPHGLEVHVRRSHSGTRPFACEMCGKTFGHAVSLEQHKAVHSQERSFDCKICGKSFKRSSTLSTHLLIHSDTRPYPCQYCGKRFHQKSDMKKHTFIHTGEKPHKCQVCGKAFSQSSNLITHSRKHTGFKPFGCDLCGKGFQRKVDLRRHRETQHGLK, encoded by the exons ACAGCATTTCGAGTTCAGGAGAGGGGAAGGCGGAGCCCGGGGACCGTTTGTCCCCTGAGTCTCAACTGATCGAGGCCCAGGACAGAGCCTCTGCGTCTCCGGACAGCTGCGAGGGCAGCGTCTGCGACCGGAGCTCGGAGTTTGAGGATTTTTGGAGGCCTCCTTCACCCTCCGTGTCTCCAG CGTCAGAGAAATCCATGTGTCAGTCGCTGGACGAAGCCCAACCCTTCCCTCTGCCTTTCAAGCCGTACTCATGGAGTGGCCTGACGGGTTCTGACCTACGGCACCTGGTGCAGAGCTACCGGCCTTGTACAGCTCTGGAACGCGGCCCCGGCCTCGGTCTCTTCTGCGAGCGCACACCGGAGCCTGGCCACCCGGCCGCGCTCTACGGCCCAGAGAGGGCTGCAGGCGGCGCGGGGGCCGGAGCCCCAGGAAGTTGCAGCACAGGAGGTGGCGCTGGCGGTGGCGTGGGCCTGGGGCTCTATGGCGACTTTGGATCTGCTGCGGCCGGGCTGTATGAGCGGTCGACGGCAGCGGCTGGCCGGCTGTACCCGGATCGCGGCCACGAGCTACACGCTGAAAAGGGTGCTGGTGTCAAGGTGGAATCTGAGTTGCTGTGCACCCGCCTTCTGCTGGGCGGCGGCTCCTACAAGTGTATCAAGTGCAGCAAG GTGTTCTCCACGCCGCACGGGCTCGAGGTCCACGTGCGCAGGTCCCACAGCGGCACCAGACCCTTTGCCTGCGAGATGTGCGGCAAGACCTTCGGGCACGCGGTGAGCCTGGAGCAGCACAAAGCTGTGCACTCGCAG GAGCGCAGCTTTGACTGTAAGATCTGTGGCAAGAGCTTCAAGAGATCATCTACACTGTCCACACACCTGCTTATTCACTCAGACACTCGGCCTTACCCCTGTCAGTACTGTGGCAAGAGGTTCCACCAGAAGTCAGATATGAAGAAACACACCTTCATCCACACTG GTGAGAAGCCCCACAAGTGCCAGGTGTGTGGCAAGGCATTCAGCCAGAGCTCCAACCTCATCACCCACAGCCGCAAACACACAGGCTTCAAACCCTTTGGCTGTGACCTGTGTGGGAAGGGCTTCCAGAGGAAGGTGGATCTCCGGAGGCACCGAGAGACACAGCATGGGCTCAAATGA